The following are from one region of the Moritella sp. 24 genome:
- a CDS encoding LysR family transcriptional regulator has protein sequence MRSTDDFLIFYHLIEQGSFSKAADIVGLTKSVVSKHITRLEKEMGVQLIFRTTRKLTLTEAGKVFFEHARTIYQSVQGAVDAMNGLGDSLSGSIRLTVPTVSGEIILAEAIADFSANYPDIHIHMDLDNSFVDLIDNNFDLAIRTGALQDSSYIARRLVQAQWVICASPAYLDKNGTPKRPQDLDKYNCLAYSQQESGANEWLFKGREEDYSVKISGNFSTNNSAALRKAALFNLGLIYVPKVLVADDLQAGTLVEVLPKQVAKSLGIYAIYPYTKLQPLKVKLFIEHIYQFYQRQSDNFS, from the coding sequence AGTAAAGCGGCTGATATTGTTGGTTTAACTAAGTCTGTGGTGAGCAAACACATAACCCGTTTAGAAAAAGAAATGGGCGTACAGCTGATCTTCCGTACTACGCGTAAACTGACTTTAACCGAAGCAGGTAAGGTGTTTTTTGAGCATGCCAGAACCATATATCAATCGGTGCAAGGTGCAGTAGATGCGATGAATGGACTAGGGGATAGCCTGTCTGGATCTATTCGGTTAACTGTACCGACTGTGTCAGGCGAAATTATCTTAGCTGAAGCCATTGCTGATTTCAGTGCTAATTACCCTGATATCCATATACACATGGATCTGGATAATAGCTTTGTTGATTTAATTGATAACAACTTTGACTTGGCTATCCGTACGGGTGCATTACAAGATTCGAGCTATATTGCGCGTCGATTAGTGCAAGCACAATGGGTGATTTGTGCATCTCCTGCTTATTTAGATAAAAACGGCACACCAAAACGACCGCAAGATTTAGATAAGTACAATTGCCTTGCTTATAGCCAGCAAGAAAGTGGCGCCAATGAGTGGTTGTTCAAAGGCCGTGAAGAAGATTACAGCGTCAAGATATCTGGTAATTTCAGTACTAATAACTCGGCAGCATTGCGTAAAGCGGCCTTGTTTAACTTAGGGCTTATCTATGTGCCTAAAGTGCTGGTGGCTGATGACTTACAAGCAGGAACCTTGGTGGAAGTATTACCAAAACAGGTCGCTAAATCATTAGGTATTTATGCGATCTATCCCTACACTAAATTACAGCCGTTAAAAGTGAAGTTGTTTATCGAACACATTTATCAGTTTTATCAACGCCAGTCTGATAATTTTAGTTAA
- the nudC gene encoding NAD(+) diphosphatase yields the protein MLKYSEMELNRASNQRKSPEWLAEQQQNNSLWVLTHTDQNYFSQVDHAPLFLTLDAVQHLDLDVAVFLGLDENNDSTPYFALDLTHIDDALVAAFLVDGEFSDLRKVAMGLDNPSASLLALARGLCFWHRSHCFCGRCGSANTLVSAGHARLCTNQACLHQTFPRTDPAVIMVVRKLFADGIERCLLGRQAEWPEGVYSTLAGFVDPGETLETAVVREVMEESGIAVTNVQYLASQPWPFPSSVMLGFIADASSDEIEVDKNEIDDARWFSRVELQSFGSWGDDGSGFKVPRRDSISGYLINHWVSLGD from the coding sequence ATGCTTAAATACAGTGAGATGGAGCTTAATCGAGCATCTAATCAACGTAAAAGTCCAGAATGGTTAGCAGAGCAACAACAGAATAATAGCCTGTGGGTACTCACTCACACAGATCAAAACTATTTTAGCCAAGTAGATCACGCTCCACTATTTTTAACCCTTGATGCTGTTCAGCATCTTGATTTAGACGTTGCCGTATTTTTAGGGCTTGATGAAAATAATGATAGTACCCCTTACTTTGCGTTGGACTTAACCCATATTGATGATGCGTTAGTTGCAGCATTCTTGGTTGATGGAGAGTTTAGTGATTTGCGTAAAGTGGCAATGGGATTAGATAATCCATCCGCCTCATTATTGGCATTAGCACGTGGGTTATGTTTTTGGCATCGTTCTCATTGTTTTTGTGGACGTTGTGGCTCGGCTAATACGTTGGTATCTGCGGGGCATGCTCGTTTATGCACGAACCAAGCTTGTTTACATCAAACCTTTCCACGAACTGATCCTGCTGTGATAATGGTTGTGCGCAAGCTGTTTGCAGACGGCATTGAGCGCTGTTTGTTAGGCCGCCAAGCTGAATGGCCCGAAGGTGTGTACTCGACACTCGCTGGGTTTGTTGATCCCGGTGAAACATTAGAGACAGCAGTTGTCAGAGAAGTGATGGAAGAGTCTGGTATTGCAGTGACTAATGTGCAATATCTAGCATCCCAACCGTGGCCGTTTCCATCGTCAGTTATGTTGGGTTTTATTGCCGATGCCAGCAGTGATGAGATCGAAGTTGATAAGAATGAAATTGATGATGCCCGCTGGTTCTCTCGCGTAGAACTACAATCATTTGGGAGTTGGGGTGATGATGGGAGTGGTTTTAAAGTACCAAGACGAGATTCTATTTCTGGTTATTTGATTAATCATTGGGTGAGTCTAGGGGACTAA
- a CDS encoding metallophosphoesterase, protein MMKRDNLSILHVTDLHFNQIACEWLSEEHAVDAICISGDLFDDSTNAVLSLSEQATWYRQFLMTLSVPVYVCSGNHDIEQDDVSWQMPTDNVDFDTDCYESDEIDFMPDSIAIGEKNWVTELAAPNIHIDGTINVLKGWKFGCTRYDTRDYSLFRDCDILLAHVPPTGTETALQTGEDWGCSEIEFALSLGIITPKYLLCGHVHRPHCHVESKWQTTISNPGGSAKGAQPKYKIIHLSKHE, encoded by the coding sequence ATGATGAAAAGAGATAACCTAAGTATTCTGCACGTAACAGATTTACATTTTAACCAGATTGCTTGTGAATGGTTGAGCGAAGAGCATGCAGTCGATGCGATCTGTATTTCTGGTGATTTGTTTGACGACAGTACTAACGCTGTGCTTTCTTTATCAGAACAGGCGACATGGTACCGTCAGTTCTTGATGACATTATCTGTACCTGTGTATGTTTGCTCGGGTAATCACGATATCGAACAAGATGATGTTTCATGGCAGATGCCCACTGATAATGTTGATTTTGATACCGATTGTTATGAATCTGATGAGATTGACTTCATGCCAGACAGTATTGCCATTGGTGAAAAGAACTGGGTAACAGAGTTAGCGGCACCGAATATTCATATCGACGGTACGATTAATGTGCTCAAGGGCTGGAAATTTGGTTGTACGCGTTATGATACAAGGGATTACTCTTTGTTTCGCGATTGCGATATTTTGTTAGCGCATGTCCCACCCACAGGAACGGAAACTGCGTTACAGACAGGCGAGGATTGGGGATGTTCAGAGATTGAATTTGCATTAAGCTTAGGAATTATCACTCCGAAATATCTACTTTGTGGTCACGTTCACCGTCCTCACTGTCATGTGGAAAGTAAATGGCAAACCACTATAAGTAATCCCGGTGGGTCAGCGAAAGGCGCGCAGCCTAAATATAAGATTATTCATCTTTCAAAACATGAATAA
- a CDS encoding L-lactate permease has translation MTSLILAMMPIIVLIWMMTKKNGVPSYIALPVTALFVAALQIFYFQTDLTLIWANVVAGSLSAITPISIIAGAILMNRMMCLSGAENTISRWLEGISRNKVAQLMIIGWAFAFMIEGASGFGTPAAIAAPILVGLGFPPLQVAMLALVMNSVPVSFGAVGTPTWFGFSGLGLTDNQLLEIGQQTAMIHFFAAFVIPVLALRFVTSWTEIRRNYVFILLSTLSCTIPYFLFAQWNYEFPALVGGAIGLTISVGLAKLNIGLGKVAANDNDKNVTLATVSRGEIFKAMTPTLLLIVILIVTRIKQLGIKSMLTDATEAFSVSLGSFGDFSISQALIFKLSNIFGTNVAWAYKALYVPALVPFLLVVLISIPLLKIKGSMVKQVFSETGSRIKMPFITLIGALIMVKLMMAGGENSPILIIGMAFSDLMGTNWQFASAYLGALGAFFSGSATVSNLTFGGIQQTIATTVGLQETTILALQSVGGAMGNMVCINNIIAVSTILGISNKEGYIIKRTVIPMIIYGLIAAVMSTLI, from the coding sequence ATGACATCCCTAATCTTGGCAATGATGCCAATTATCGTCTTAATATGGATGATGACTAAAAAAAATGGTGTACCTTCGTACATTGCATTGCCTGTGACTGCGTTGTTTGTGGCAGCACTACAGATCTTTTACTTCCAAACTGACCTGACACTTATCTGGGCGAATGTCGTCGCAGGTAGCTTGTCAGCCATTACCCCAATATCGATTATTGCCGGGGCAATTTTAATGAATCGCATGATGTGTCTATCGGGGGCTGAAAATACGATCAGCCGTTGGTTAGAAGGCATCAGCCGTAATAAAGTTGCTCAGTTAATGATCATTGGTTGGGCCTTTGCCTTTATGATTGAAGGCGCGTCAGGCTTTGGTACACCAGCAGCAATTGCAGCACCTATCTTAGTTGGCCTAGGCTTCCCACCGCTACAAGTTGCGATGCTAGCGCTCGTGATGAACTCAGTCCCCGTATCATTTGGAGCGGTTGGCACGCCAACGTGGTTTGGCTTCTCAGGTTTGGGATTAACAGACAACCAGTTATTAGAAATTGGTCAACAAACAGCGATGATTCACTTCTTTGCAGCCTTTGTTATTCCGGTATTGGCATTACGCTTTGTGACATCGTGGACTGAAATTCGCCGTAACTACGTATTCATTCTACTGAGTACTCTGTCTTGTACTATTCCATATTTCTTGTTCGCACAATGGAACTATGAATTCCCAGCATTAGTTGGTGGCGCAATTGGTCTGACTATCTCTGTTGGCTTAGCTAAGTTAAACATTGGCCTTGGAAAAGTAGCCGCGAATGATAATGACAAGAACGTAACATTAGCGACAGTAAGCCGTGGTGAGATCTTTAAAGCCATGACACCAACGCTGCTATTAATTGTTATCTTAATCGTAACCCGTATCAAGCAGCTTGGTATTAAATCTATGCTAACGGATGCAACTGAAGCATTTTCGGTATCACTAGGTAGCTTCGGCGACTTTAGTATTAGCCAGGCGTTGATTTTCAAACTGAGTAATATCTTTGGCACAAACGTGGCATGGGCATATAAAGCACTTTATGTTCCTGCGCTTGTACCTTTCTTATTAGTGGTATTAATCTCTATCCCACTTTTAAAAATCAAAGGCAGCATGGTTAAGCAAGTATTTAGCGAAACAGGTAGCCGTATCAAAATGCCATTCATCACGCTCATTGGTGCATTGATCATGGTGAAACTGATGATGGCTGGCGGTGAAAACTCTCCTATCCTTATCATCGGTATGGCGTTCTCTGATTTGATGGGTACTAACTGGCAGTTTGCTTCCGCTTACCTTGGTGCCCTAGGTGCATTCTTCTCGGGTTCAGCGACGGTATCTAACCTAACATTTGGTGGTATTCAACAAACGATTGCAACAACGGTTGGTTTACAAGAAACGACTATCTTAGCACTGCAATCTGTTGGTGGCGCGATGGGTAACATGGTATGTATTAACAATATCATTGCTGTTTCGACTATCTTGGGTATTTCGAACAAAGAAGGTTATATCATTAAACGTACTGTTATTCCGATGATTATCTACGGCCTAATTGCAGCGGTAATGAGCACGTTAATCTAA
- a CDS encoding (Fe-S)-binding protein has product MMKVNFFVTCLCDVVKSNVAKKTVLLLEQLGCEVLFPKEQGCCGQPSLNSGYIESSKPAMKSLIRAFEGNEYPIVTPAGSCAAAVKKYPEYLADEPEWAARAQAVSDRLFELTQFIVNELNIENVGAKLPGRGVYHPSCSLIRKLGVREEPLKLLGNVEGLELVGIKNQETCCGFGGTFSIKMSEISGEMVKEKAMNIDAVTPDYLIGADVSCLMNIAGRLSREGKTVKVLHIVDVLMSNIADDLSQSTTAHHNGDNLAVEVK; this is encoded by the coding sequence ATGATGAAAGTTAATTTTTTTGTAACCTGTCTATGTGATGTCGTTAAATCAAACGTCGCTAAAAAAACAGTGCTATTACTAGAGCAGTTAGGCTGCGAGGTATTATTCCCTAAAGAGCAAGGCTGCTGCGGTCAACCGTCATTGAATAGCGGGTATATCGAATCAAGCAAGCCAGCGATGAAATCATTAATACGTGCTTTTGAAGGTAATGAGTATCCAATCGTAACGCCAGCGGGTTCATGTGCTGCAGCGGTAAAAAAATACCCTGAGTATCTAGCGGATGAACCTGAATGGGCAGCGCGTGCACAAGCTGTATCTGACCGCTTATTTGAATTAACCCAGTTTATTGTTAATGAACTTAATATTGAAAATGTCGGTGCTAAACTGCCTGGACGCGGTGTTTATCACCCATCTTGCAGTCTTATTCGTAAATTAGGTGTGCGTGAGGAGCCGCTTAAATTATTGGGTAATGTAGAAGGGCTAGAGCTGGTTGGTATTAAAAACCAAGAAACGTGCTGTGGTTTTGGCGGTACTTTCTCAATCAAAATGTCAGAGATCTCTGGTGAAATGGTAAAAGAGAAAGCAATGAATATTGATGCGGTAACACCTGACTACTTAATTGGTGCTGACGTAAGTTGCCTAATGAACATTGCAGGGCGTTTGTCGCGTGAAGGTAAAACGGTAAAAGTATTACATATCGTTGATGTGTTAATGAGCAATATTGCAGATGACCTTAGTCAGTCAACTACTGCCCATCATAATGGCGATAACCTTGCCGTGGAGGTTAAATAA
- a CDS encoding LutB/LldF family L-lactate oxidation iron-sulfur protein, with amino-acid sequence MSMKTSDVIFKQRIKEQMQDGFMRKSVANAQERMFTNRQLAADKLGNWDEWRENGMAIRNHVLDNLDYYLHQLSENVQKIGGHVFFAETAQDATEYIESIIKVKNAKKVVKSKSMVTEEIGLNEVIQRNNCEVIETDLGEYILQVDDCDPPSHIVVPALHKNREQIRDVFEDKIGYKGSSDPEEMTRFVREHIRHDFIEADIGITGCNFAVAESGSISLVTNEGNARLATSLPKTHIAVMGMERIVPTFEELDIMVSLLCRSAVGLPLTGYVTAITGPRESNDMDGAEEFHLVILDNGRSDILASEFKSILRCIRCAACVNTCPAYRHIGGQSYGSIYSGPIGAVLSPLLGGYDDFQDLPYACSLCQGCNDVCPVKIPLSDLILKHREKMVIKKITPLSERLTVSAFNYLNSSPKLWNLSMKIGGKVAPKVIKDGKLPINVGAIAEWTEARDLPQPDGESFRSWFANRDGATVSGSEQAAVTGIVKVKSTANKSEK; translated from the coding sequence ATGTCGATGAAAACCAGTGATGTGATCTTTAAGCAGCGTATTAAAGAACAAATGCAAGATGGCTTCATGCGTAAATCGGTGGCGAATGCCCAAGAGCGTATGTTTACTAATCGTCAATTAGCGGCAGACAAACTTGGTAACTGGGATGAATGGCGTGAAAACGGCATGGCGATCCGTAATCACGTGTTAGACAACCTTGATTACTACTTACATCAATTAAGTGAAAACGTACAGAAGATCGGCGGCCATGTATTTTTTGCTGAGACAGCGCAAGACGCGACTGAGTATATTGAAAGCATTATCAAAGTAAAAAATGCTAAAAAAGTCGTTAAATCGAAATCGATGGTGACCGAAGAGATTGGGTTAAATGAAGTTATTCAGCGTAATAACTGTGAAGTCATTGAAACCGACCTAGGTGAATACATTCTACAAGTGGATGATTGTGATCCACCGTCACATATTGTTGTGCCTGCATTACATAAAAACCGCGAGCAGATCCGTGATGTATTCGAAGACAAGATTGGCTATAAAGGCAGTTCTGATCCTGAAGAAATGACACGCTTTGTACGTGAACACATTCGTCATGACTTTATCGAGGCTGACATTGGCATCACTGGCTGTAACTTTGCAGTTGCGGAATCTGGCTCAATCAGCTTAGTGACGAATGAAGGTAACGCGCGATTAGCAACGTCATTACCAAAAACGCACATTGCGGTAATGGGCATGGAACGTATTGTACCGACATTTGAAGAGTTGGATATTATGGTCAGCTTGTTATGCCGGAGTGCAGTTGGTTTACCATTAACCGGTTATGTGACCGCAATTACAGGCCCAAGAGAATCGAATGATATGGATGGCGCTGAAGAGTTCCATTTAGTGATCTTAGATAATGGGCGTTCAGATATTTTAGCGTCAGAATTTAAATCTATCTTACGCTGTATCCGCTGCGCAGCATGTGTAAATACGTGTCCTGCTTACCGTCATATTGGTGGTCAGTCTTATGGTTCTATCTACTCAGGACCTATCGGTGCAGTCTTGTCACCATTACTGGGTGGTTATGATGATTTCCAAGACTTACCGTATGCTTGCTCATTATGCCAAGGTTGTAATGATGTGTGTCCGGTTAAGATCCCACTGTCTGATTTAATCTTAAAACACCGTGAAAAAATGGTGATTAAGAAGATAACACCATTGAGTGAGCGATTAACGGTATCGGCATTTAACTACCTAAACTCAAGTCCTAAGTTATGGAACTTGAGCATGAAAATTGGTGGTAAAGTTGCGCCTAAAGTGATTAAAGATGGCAAGCTACCAATTAATGTTGGTGCGATTGCAGAATGGACGGAAGCCCGTGATTTACCACAACCGGATGGTGAATCATTCCGTAGCTGGTTTGCTAACCGTGATGGCGCTACTGTTTCTGGCTCAGAACAAGCCGCTGTTACAGGTATAGTAAAAGTTAAATCGACTGCTAACAAGAGTGAGAAATAA
- a CDS encoding lactate utilization protein C produces MQGKIYNRDSFMGSLAAKLGRELNTQGVVRPLLPHSPHHDVMAELSQQQLADVFLEYTKTNLNSLGVSCTKDELNETLSSICNGFGAGKVIVSGDIRLAELQVSNNLKLHFNDVYMWDVDQANDINIKHAEQAKVGIVFAEQALAESGTMVLHSAASHGRSVSLLPETSVFLIPQSQIVPRMTQAAKQLHDKAQAGERLPSCVNFISGPSSTADIELIKVVGVHGPIHAAYVVIADM; encoded by the coding sequence ATGCAAGGCAAGATATATAATCGCGATAGTTTTATGGGTTCACTCGCCGCTAAGTTAGGTCGTGAACTGAATACTCAAGGCGTAGTACGTCCATTATTACCGCATAGCCCGCATCATGATGTGATGGCTGAGCTTAGTCAGCAACAACTGGCAGATGTATTTTTAGAATACACCAAGACTAACTTAAATTCGTTGGGTGTTAGCTGTACGAAAGATGAGTTAAATGAAACATTAAGCAGTATTTGTAATGGTTTTGGCGCGGGTAAAGTTATTGTTTCTGGCGATATACGTTTAGCTGAACTGCAAGTTTCCAACAACTTAAAATTGCACTTTAACGATGTATATATGTGGGATGTTGACCAAGCAAATGACATTAACATTAAACACGCCGAGCAAGCGAAAGTGGGTATTGTGTTTGCAGAGCAAGCATTAGCAGAGTCGGGCACTATGGTGTTACACAGTGCTGCGTCACATGGCCGTTCGGTGAGTTTATTACCAGAAACATCGGTATTTCTGATCCCACAAAGCCAAATTGTGCCACGTATGACGCAAGCAGCTAAACAGTTGCACGATAAAGCTCAAGCGGGTGAACGTTTACCGTCTTGTGTTAACTTTATTTCGGGCCCAAGTTCAACGGCAGATATTGAGTTAATTAAGGTTGTGGGTGTACATGGCCCTATTCATGCCGCCTATGTTGTGATTGCAGATATGTAA
- a CDS encoding LysR family transcriptional regulator has product MPQIDDLVLFTQVIEQGSFSKVAEANKVTKSVVSKRISRLEEDLGVQLIFRTTRKLTLTEAGEMLFYRAKGIAQTAKNAFDTVSSYSETLAGHIKMSVPTISGELLLARAVAEFCEKHPGLTVDMSMNNDFVDLVADGYDLVIRTGHLEDSSLIARHIFNSRWMICASPEYLAQQGEPQFPEQLAPYNCLGYTCQTSGAFNWLFTRDDAPYNVKVSGNFSSNNAVALKQVAIAGKGLAYLPKCLIYNELSNGKLVEVLSQQTAKVIGIYAVYPYTRKPAKKVQLLIEHIRSSYLEMKENF; this is encoded by the coding sequence ATGCCGCAAATTGATGATTTAGTGTTATTTACCCAAGTAATAGAACAAGGTTCGTTTAGTAAAGTTGCCGAGGCGAACAAGGTCACTAAGTCTGTGGTGAGTAAACGTATCAGCCGATTAGAAGAAGATTTAGGTGTGCAGTTAATCTTCAGAACAACCCGTAAATTGACCTTAACCGAAGCCGGTGAAATGTTGTTTTATCGTGCTAAAGGCATTGCCCAAACCGCAAAAAATGCCTTTGATACCGTGAGTAGTTATAGTGAAACGTTAGCTGGTCACATTAAAATGTCAGTACCCACTATCTCGGGTGAGTTATTATTAGCAAGGGCCGTGGCCGAGTTTTGTGAAAAACATCCAGGATTAACCGTCGATATGTCAATGAATAATGATTTCGTTGATTTAGTGGCGGATGGTTATGATTTGGTGATCCGAACAGGCCATTTAGAAGATTCAAGTTTGATTGCGCGTCATATCTTTAATTCTCGTTGGATGATATGCGCAAGCCCTGAGTATTTAGCACAACAAGGCGAACCGCAATTTCCTGAGCAGTTAGCCCCGTATAATTGCCTTGGTTATACCTGCCAAACCAGCGGTGCTTTTAATTGGTTATTCACACGTGATGATGCACCGTACAATGTCAAAGTATCCGGTAATTTTAGTTCGAATAATGCAGTGGCGTTAAAGCAAGTCGCGATAGCAGGGAAGGGACTGGCCTATCTACCAAAATGTCTTATCTACAATGAATTAAGTAACGGAAAGTTGGTGGAAGTGCTGTCACAGCAAACGGCGAAAGTAATTGGTATTTATGCTGTGTATCCGTATACCCGTAAACCAGCCAAAAAAGTACAGCTGCTGATTGAACATATACGTAGTAGTTATTTGGAAATGAAAGAGAACTTTTAA
- a CDS encoding VWA domain-containing protein — protein MKHNKVFKSILSTVTLSTMAVMVTPALATPINTNIVAVVDESGSMGGEHAWLPSMITSLNAALLTAAGVDAFSATYGLTGFGGNGGHRPGHKHLVGGGDFGTAGQFGAAAGSLNTSGSHENGFQAINYALNNYGYTAGAVKNLILVTDEDSDGNTPQASVIANLSRNNALLNAVIDVSFKCGDGTKALGMSATKGYKADGSGGFTTCLGATAYGGFVNSLADYVDLALNTGGAAWDLKELRAGGNRAVSFTNAFVDVKVEEIITHVPEPTTVAFLGLGVLSMGMLRRQKKNNMDNLA, from the coding sequence ATGAAACATAATAAAGTATTTAAAAGCATATTATCAACAGTCACATTATCGACAATGGCCGTGATGGTAACACCAGCACTGGCAACCCCAATTAATACGAATATCGTCGCTGTTGTAGATGAATCCGGTTCAATGGGTGGTGAGCACGCTTGGTTACCAAGTATGATTACAAGTTTGAATGCTGCGTTATTAACTGCAGCAGGTGTAGATGCGTTTAGTGCTACCTATGGCTTAACAGGCTTTGGTGGCAATGGTGGGCATAGACCTGGACATAAGCATCTTGTCGGGGGCGGGGACTTTGGCACTGCAGGTCAATTCGGTGCAGCCGCGGGGTCATTAAATACCAGTGGTAGTCATGAGAATGGTTTCCAAGCTATCAACTATGCTTTAAATAACTATGGATACACAGCTGGTGCAGTTAAAAATCTAATCTTAGTCACCGATGAAGATAGCGATGGGAATACTCCTCAAGCAAGTGTTATTGCAAATTTATCCCGCAACAATGCATTACTTAACGCTGTTATTGATGTATCTTTTAAATGTGGTGACGGTACTAAAGCACTTGGTATGAGCGCTACAAAAGGTTATAAAGCAGATGGTTCCGGAGGATTTACCACCTGTTTAGGTGCAACGGCATATGGGGGGTTTGTTAATTCACTTGCTGATTACGTTGATTTAGCACTTAATACTGGTGGTGCAGCATGGGATTTAAAAGAACTTCGAGCCGGAGGTAATAGAGCGGTTTCATTTACCAATGCTTTTGTTGATGTGAAAGTAGAAGAAATTATTACACATGTGCCAGAACCAACAACTGTAGCGTTCTTAGGGCTAGGTGTTTTAAGCATGGGAATGCTAAGAAGACAGAAAAAAAACAATATGGATAATTTAGCGTAG
- a CDS encoding LysE family translocator: MIDFSILPVYLTAVVALLLIPGPDMLLIASSSLSYGRKVGLFASLGNATSGIILTLLAAMGVSAMIAMSPMALKALHFLGGLYLLKMGWDCLRTNSVVAPEVDQTSKMARSLYRKAVFSNLLNPKALLFFVLFLPQFVSSNIETSSGEQMLALGLLLNVLGLLFNLLLVVTVGTLGKSLLTNERFHIYQHKIMGSVFVLLGAWLLFSQVPAAVV, translated from the coding sequence ATGATTGATTTCTCTATTTTACCCGTGTACTTAACTGCTGTTGTGGCGTTATTGCTGATCCCTGGCCCTGATATGCTATTAATTGCGAGCTCAAGCTTAAGTTATGGCCGCAAGGTGGGATTGTTTGCCAGTTTAGGTAATGCAACATCAGGCATTATTTTAACGTTATTAGCGGCAATGGGTGTGTCTGCGATGATCGCCATGAGCCCGATGGCGCTTAAAGCGCTGCACTTTTTGGGTGGTTTGTATTTATTAAAAATGGGTTGGGATTGTTTACGTACAAATTCGGTTGTTGCACCTGAAGTGGATCAAACAAGTAAAATGGCACGTTCACTGTACCGCAAGGCCGTATTTAGTAATCTATTAAACCCAAAAGCCTTGTTGTTCTTTGTGTTGTTCTTGCCGCAGTTTGTATCATCAAATATTGAGACGTCATCGGGTGAACAAATGCTAGCCCTTGGTTTATTACTTAATGTATTAGGTTTGTTGTTTAACTTATTACTTGTGGTTACAGTGGGTACTTTAGGTAAATCATTATTAACTAATGAACGTTTCCATATCTACCAACATAAGATCATGGGTTCTGTATTTGTATTACTTGGCGCGTGGTTGTTATTTTCGCAAGTACCTGCTGCAGTTGTTTAA